The following proteins come from a genomic window of Flavobacterium eburneipallidum:
- a CDS encoding cation diffusion facilitator family transporter: MTNEQTAIKATYFSIFGNICMALIKGLAGFFGNSYALIADAIESTTDIFASFLVLFGIKYSNKPADENHPYGHGRAEPLITFLVVVFLITSATIIAYESIINIQTPHDLPKPWTLIILGAIIIWKEYSFRIVMKRSLETNSSSLKADAWHHRSDAITSVAAFIGISAALFLGKGYESADDWAALFAAGFICYNSYLIFRPALGEIMDEHLNDDLIIEIRKVAQEVNGVVNTEKCFIRKAGMKYHVDLHAIVNANLTVREGHEIAHHLKDTLRAAIPELGHVLIHIEPTAY; the protein is encoded by the coding sequence ATGACAAACGAGCAAACAGCCATAAAAGCTACTTATTTTAGCATATTTGGGAATATTTGCATGGCATTAATCAAAGGATTGGCTGGTTTTTTTGGTAATTCTTATGCTTTGATTGCAGATGCCATCGAATCTACAACTGATATTTTTGCTTCGTTTTTAGTCTTATTTGGAATCAAATATTCTAACAAACCTGCCGATGAAAATCATCCTTACGGACACGGTAGGGCAGAACCTTTGATTACTTTTTTGGTGGTGGTTTTCCTGATTACATCGGCAACTATTATCGCTTACGAAAGTATTATCAATATCCAAACTCCTCACGATTTACCAAAACCGTGGACGCTCATCATTCTTGGAGCAATAATTATCTGGAAAGAATATTCTTTTCGGATAGTGATGAAAAGAAGTCTTGAAACCAATAGTTCGTCATTAAAAGCCGATGCTTGGCATCATAGAAGTGATGCGATAACATCGGTTGCGGCATTTATTGGGATTTCTGCGGCTTTGTTTTTAGGAAAGGGCTATGAATCTGCTGATGATTGGGCGGCACTTTTTGCAGCAGGATTTATTTGCTACAACAGTTATTTGATTTTTAGACCAGCTCTTGGAGAAATCATGGACGAACATCTGAACGATGATTTAATTATCGAAATCAGGAAAGTAGCGCAAGAAGTAAACGGAGTAGTCAATACCGAAAAATGCTTTATTCGAAAAGCAGGAATGAAATACCATGTGGATTTGCATGCCATTGTCAACGCGAATCTTACGGTGAGAGAAGGTCACGAAATAGCGCATCATCTTAAAGATACTTTGCGAGCAGCAATCCCTGAACTGGGTCATGTTTTAATTCATATTGAACCAACGGCTTATTAA
- a CDS encoding HU family DNA-binding protein encodes MNKSELIDAIAADAGITKAAAKLALESFLGNVGSTLKKGGRVSLVGFGSWSVSARAARDGRNPQTGKTIQIAAKNVVKFKAGAELEGAVN; translated from the coding sequence ATGAACAAATCAGAATTAATCGACGCTATCGCTGCAGACGCAGGAATTACAAAAGCTGCTGCAAAATTAGCTTTAGAATCATTTTTAGGAAACGTAGGTAGCACTTTGAAAAAAGGTGGAAGAGTATCTTTAGTAGGTTTCGGATCTTGGTCTGTATCTGCTAGAGCTGCAAGAGACGGTAGAAATCCTCAAACAGGAAAAACTATTCAAATCGCTGCTAAAAACGTAGTAAAATTCAAAGCAGGAGCTGAATTAGAAGGAGCTGTAAACTAA
- the aroQ gene encoding type II 3-dehydroquinate dehydratase — protein MKISIINGPNLNLLGKREPEIYGSLTFEEYFNSLKEKFPQIEFTYYQSNVEGELINKIQEFGFTYDGIILNAGAYTHTSIGIGDAVKGISTPVVEVHISNTFSRESFRHQSYISGNAKGVILGFGMRSYELAIQSFL, from the coding sequence ATGAAGATTAGTATTATCAACGGACCAAACCTCAACTTATTAGGAAAACGTGAACCCGAAATTTATGGCTCACTCACTTTTGAAGAATATTTCAATTCTTTGAAAGAAAAATTTCCGCAAATAGAATTCACTTATTATCAAAGCAACGTTGAAGGCGAATTGATCAATAAAATTCAGGAATTTGGTTTTACTTATGATGGTATTATCTTGAATGCTGGTGCTTATACGCATACTTCAATCGGTATTGGCGATGCGGTAAAAGGAATCTCAACTCCTGTTGTAGAAGTACATATTTCGAATACTTTTTCAAGAGAAAGTTTCCGTCACCAATCTTATATTTCAGGAAATGCCAAAGGTGTTATTCTTGGTTTTGGAATGAGAAGTTACGAATTGGCGATACAATCGTTTTTGTAA
- the fmt gene encoding methionyl-tRNA formyltransferase, translating to MEQLRIVFMGTPEFAVGILDTIIKSNYNVVGVITAADKPAGRGQKIKYSAVKEYALANNLNLLQPTNLKDESFLEELKALNANLQIVVAFRMLPEVVWRMPKLGTFNLHASLLPNYRGAAPINWAIINGDTKTGVTTFFIDDKIDTGAMILSSETEITPEENAGQLHDRLMSLGSETVIETLALIEKGNFTTIIQTENPEIKTAYKLNKENCKIDWTKPAVEIYNLIRGLSPYPCAWCFISDKDEEWNVKIHETKLTLEGHNYDIGQLICTKKEMKIAVQDGFIEVLSIQFPGKKKMKTSELLNGVAFSADAKAY from the coding sequence ATGGAGCAATTACGAATCGTATTTATGGGGACTCCTGAATTTGCCGTTGGCATTCTAGACACCATAATCAAAAGCAATTATAATGTAGTAGGCGTTATCACGGCAGCAGATAAACCCGCAGGTCGTGGTCAAAAAATAAAATATTCAGCAGTAAAAGAATATGCACTGGCTAATAATCTTAATTTATTACAGCCAACAAACTTAAAAGACGAAAGTTTTTTAGAAGAATTGAAAGCGTTAAATGCCAATCTTCAAATTGTTGTTGCTTTCAGAATGTTACCAGAAGTAGTTTGGCGAATGCCCAAATTAGGAACATTCAACCTACACGCATCTTTATTACCTAATTATCGTGGAGCGGCTCCCATAAACTGGGCTATTATTAATGGCGATACAAAAACAGGAGTTACTACTTTTTTTATCGATGATAAAATAGATACAGGTGCGATGATTTTAAGTTCGGAAACTGAAATTACTCCAGAGGAAAATGCAGGACAATTACATGATCGATTAATGAGTTTAGGAAGCGAAACTGTTATAGAAACTTTGGCATTGATTGAAAAAGGAAATTTTACTACAATTATCCAAACAGAAAACCCTGAAATAAAAACAGCCTACAAATTAAACAAAGAAAACTGCAAAATTGACTGGACAAAACCAGCCGTTGAAATCTATAATTTGATTCGTGGGTTGAGTCCATATCCATGCGCTTGGTGTTTTATTAGTGATAAAGACGAAGAGTGGAATGTAAAAATACACGAAACAAAATTGACTTTAGAAGGGCATAATTATGATATTGGACAATTGATTTGTACCAAAAAAGAAATGAAAATTGCTGTACAAGATGGATTTATTGAGGTATTGAGCATACAATTCCCTGGAAAAAAGAAGATGAAGACCTCGGAATTGCTTAATGGAGTCGCATTTTCAGCCGATGCAAAAGCTTATTAA
- a CDS encoding ATP-binding protein translates to MSKEIIVIIGGPGTGKSTLIDGLIDKGFCCYPEISRQVTLEAKQQGIDQLFLENPLLFSELLLEGRKKQFENAQNEPHEIVFIDRGIPDVVAYMDYIGDSYPAHFDLACREYQYSKIFILPPWEEIYVSDAERYENFEQAKLIQNHLTATYKNYGYELIEVPKGTVDNRILFILEQI, encoded by the coding sequence GTGAGCAAAGAAATCATAGTAATTATAGGCGGACCTGGAACTGGAAAAAGTACTCTCATCGATGGATTAATTGACAAAGGTTTTTGTTGTTATCCTGAAATTTCCCGACAAGTAACTTTAGAAGCCAAACAACAAGGCATCGATCAATTATTTCTTGAAAACCCTTTATTATTCAGCGAATTATTATTAGAAGGCAGAAAAAAGCAATTCGAAAATGCACAAAACGAACCTCACGAAATAGTTTTTATCGACCGTGGAATTCCTGATGTTGTTGCTTATATGGATTACATTGGCGACAGTTATCCCGCTCATTTCGATTTGGCTTGTCGAGAATACCAATACTCCAAAATCTTTATTCTTCCGCCTTGGGAGGAAATATATGTAAGCGATGCTGAACGTTATGAAAATTTTGAGCAAGCCAAACTCATTCAAAACCATCTTACTGCAACCTACAAAAATTATGGCTACGAGCTGATTGAAGTTCCAAAAGGAACTGTAGATAATAGAATTTTATTTATATTAGAGCAAATTTAG
- a CDS encoding outer membrane beta-barrel protein encodes MKKIILTAIAVFAITNGYSQEEGKFRVGLDLGYTVPSNGGGGILFSLEPKYNLKDNMNVGLRIGAAAMVRDINTDGETTSAKVSANGSYVGTYDYYFNNSGSSFVPYIGGGAGYYSIANVEFDDVDESSSSTSLDASGKMGGLIRGGFEWGKFRMGIEYNLVPKSELQDMSGSKIGNVSNSYLGIHLGFYVGGGKWGR; translated from the coding sequence ATGAAAAAAATTATTTTAACAGCTATTGCAGTATTTGCTATTACAAATGGGTATTCTCAAGAAGAGGGTAAATTTAGAGTAGGTTTAGATTTGGGTTATACCGTGCCATCTAATGGAGGTGGAGGTATTTTATTTTCTTTAGAACCTAAATATAATCTAAAAGATAATATGAATGTAGGTTTGCGTATAGGAGCAGCAGCAATGGTTCGTGATATTAATACCGATGGGGAAACTACAAGTGCTAAAGTTTCGGCTAATGGTTCTTACGTAGGTACTTATGATTATTATTTCAATAATTCTGGAAGCTCTTTTGTCCCTTATATAGGAGGAGGAGCTGGATATTATTCTATTGCAAATGTTGAGTTTGATGATGTTGATGAATCTTCCTCAAGTACTTCATTGGATGCTAGCGGTAAAATGGGTGGTTTAATAAGAGGTGGATTTGAATGGGGTAAATTCAGAATGGGAATTGAATATAATTTAGTTCCAAAATCAGAATTGCAAGATATGTCAGGATCAAAAATAGGAAATGTTTCTAATTCATATTTAGGAATCCA
- a CDS encoding porin family protein translates to MKKTLLITTLLIAISFSTKAQTLQIGVKAGLNYANLNGTQIQTDAITSYHAGLVAEIKLLDKFAIQPELLYTTQGASYENVGEEFKNELGYIAIPVLAKIYLSDSFSLELGPQASFLLSEKDKFNPADSKTFEFGAAAGLGLKITKNLFIQGRYVLGLTDVSPDAEYKNSVVQVSAGLLF, encoded by the coding sequence ATGAAAAAGACACTTTTAATTACTACCCTATTGATTGCTATCTCATTTAGTACAAAAGCACAAACCTTACAAATTGGAGTAAAAGCAGGATTAAATTACGCCAATTTGAATGGTACACAAATTCAAACTGATGCCATTACAAGCTATCACGCTGGATTGGTTGCCGAAATCAAACTTCTAGACAAATTTGCAATACAACCCGAGCTGTTATACACAACTCAAGGGGCGAGTTACGAAAATGTTGGAGAAGAGTTTAAAAATGAATTGGGCTATATTGCGATTCCTGTTTTGGCAAAAATATATTTAAGCGATTCTTTTAGTTTAGAATTAGGGCCTCAAGCCTCCTTTTTGTTAAGCGAAAAAGACAAATTTAATCCAGCAGATTCTAAAACTTTTGAATTTGGAGCTGCTGCTGGACTAGGTCTTAAAATTACCAAAAACCTATTTATTCAAGGCAGATATGTTTTAGGACTAACTGATGTATCTCCAGATGCAGAATACAAAAATTCAGTCGTACAAGTTTCAGCAGGACTTCTGTTTTAA
- a CDS encoding YqgE/AlgH family protein, with protein sequence MISEKIKKGNLLIAEPLLIGDLSFNRSVILLADHNESGSVGFIINKPLKYTIQDLVPEIKASFKIYNGGPVEQDNLYFIHNIPDLIPNSVEISDGIYWGGEYEITKTLINNGKITKNNIRFFLGYTGWDENQLQMETEDNSWIITKNTYENKIIGKSHSHFWKEQIMELGGDYLIWSNTPENPSSN encoded by the coding sequence ATGATTTCAGAAAAAATAAAGAAAGGAAATCTACTCATTGCAGAGCCTTTACTAATTGGAGATTTATCATTTAACAGATCGGTGATTTTACTAGCAGATCACAACGAAAGTGGCTCTGTGGGCTTCATCATCAACAAGCCTTTAAAATATACCATCCAAGATTTGGTTCCCGAAATAAAAGCTAGTTTCAAAATATATAACGGTGGGCCAGTAGAACAGGATAATCTTTACTTCATTCACAATATTCCAGATTTAATTCCCAATAGTGTAGAAATTTCGGACGGTATTTATTGGGGAGGCGAATATGAAATTACCAAGACACTCATCAACAACGGAAAAATAACCAAAAATAATATTCGTTTCTTTTTAGGTTATACTGGTTGGGACGAAAACCAATTGCAAATGGAAACCGAGGATAATTCGTGGATTATAACCAAGAATACTTATGAAAATAAAATAATCGGAAAATCGCATTCTCATTTTTGGAAAGAACAAATTATGGAATTGGGAGGCGATTATCTAATATGGTCTAACACACCCGAAAATCCTTCCTCTAATTAA
- a CDS encoding DUF493 family protein yields MDKNTQEFYDRLKVELDASNTWPANYLYKFIVPSVNDNVLRVEEAFNCMGAVIKTTKSKTGKFTSISVDVTAKDSQEIIDKYIEVSTIEGIISL; encoded by the coding sequence ATGGATAAGAACACTCAAGAATTTTATGATCGGTTAAAGGTGGAGTTGGATGCAAGCAATACTTGGCCAGCTAATTATTTGTACAAATTTATTGTTCCTTCTGTAAATGACAACGTTTTGCGTGTAGAAGAAGCTTTTAATTGTATGGGAGCAGTAATAAAAACGACCAAATCCAAAACCGGAAAATTTACAAGTATTTCTGTTGATGTTACTGCCAAAGATTCTCAAGAAATAATAGATAAGTACATTGAAGTTTCTACAATCGAAGGAATTATTTCTCTATAA
- a CDS encoding DUF4290 domain-containing protein: protein MTPKYIKENSNDVVFNLEYNAERPHLIIPEYGRHLQKLIDQATAIEDREERNKAAKYIIQVMGSLNPHLRDVLDFQHKLWDQLFIMSDFKLDVESPYPVPTREVLQLKPDVLKYPQNFPKYRFYGNNIKYMIDVANKWEEGEMKNALVKVIANHMKKSYLSWNKDTVKDDVIFEHLYELSGGKLNLLQSTEELLTTTDLLRTNKRVSNKITPPGQPKIQSNKNAKSGKPNPAHKNQNRKPTN, encoded by the coding sequence ATGACTCCAAAATATATAAAAGAAAACTCAAATGACGTTGTCTTCAATTTAGAATACAATGCCGAAAGACCGCATTTGATTATTCCAGAATACGGTCGTCATTTGCAAAAATTGATTGACCAAGCTACTGCCATAGAAGATAGAGAAGAGCGTAACAAAGCCGCAAAATACATCATTCAGGTAATGGGAAGTTTGAATCCGCATTTGCGTGATGTACTTGATTTTCAGCACAAACTATGGGATCAGCTTTTTATAATGTCTGATTTTAAATTGGATGTAGAATCGCCTTATCCGGTGCCAACTCGTGAGGTTTTACAATTGAAACCCGATGTTTTGAAATACCCACAAAATTTTCCGAAGTACCGATTTTATGGTAACAATATCAAATATATGATTGATGTTGCCAATAAATGGGAGGAAGGCGAAATGAAAAATGCGTTGGTCAAAGTAATCGCTAATCACATGAAAAAATCGTATTTGAGTTGGAACAAAGACACGGTTAAAGACGATGTAATTTTTGAACATTTATACGAATTATCAGGTGGGAAACTAAATTTGTTGCAAAGTACAGAAGAGCTTTTAACAACGACAGATTTATTGCGTACGAATAAGAGAGTTTCTAATAAAATTACACCTCCTGGTCAGCCAAAAATACAAAGTAATAAAAATGCCAAGTCAGGTAAGCCAAATCCTGCACATAAAAATCAAAATAGAAAACCAACTAATTAA
- the murA gene encoding UDP-N-acetylglucosamine 1-carboxyvinyltransferase, with translation MGIFKIEGGVSLKGEITPQGAKNEALQILCAVLLTPEKVTINNLPDIIDINKLITLLGNLGVKIQKNGPGSYTFQSDDVNVGYLETEAFKKEGGALRGSIMIVGPLLARFGKGYIPKPGGDKIGRRRLDTHFEGFINLGAKFRYNKEDHFYGVEATEGLTGTDMLLDEASVTGTANIVMAAVLAKGTTTIYNAACEPYLQQLCKMMNAMGAKVSGIGSNLLTIEGVESLGGCTHTILPDMIEIGSWIGLAAMTRSEITIKDVSWSNLGVIPSVFRKLGITLEKRGDDIYIPAHKDGYQVKTDIDGSILTIADAPWPGFTPDLLSIILVVATQCKGDVLIHQKMFESRLFFVDKLIDMGAKIILCDPHRAVVIGHDFKSQLKATTMSSPDIRAGISLLIAALSAKGTSTIQNIEQIDRGYERIDERLRAIGAKIVRA, from the coding sequence ATGGGAATTTTTAAAATCGAAGGAGGCGTTAGCCTAAAAGGCGAAATCACGCCACAAGGAGCAAAAAATGAGGCATTGCAAATACTGTGTGCTGTATTATTAACTCCAGAAAAAGTAACTATCAACAATCTTCCAGATATTATTGACATCAATAAACTGATTACTCTTTTAGGAAATTTAGGGGTTAAAATTCAAAAAAATGGACCTGGCTCTTATACATTTCAATCCGATGATGTAAATGTTGGTTATTTAGAAACTGAAGCCTTCAAGAAAGAAGGTGGAGCATTAAGAGGGTCCATTATGATTGTTGGACCACTTTTAGCTCGTTTTGGAAAAGGATATATCCCAAAACCAGGAGGAGATAAAATTGGACGCAGAAGATTAGATACTCACTTTGAAGGTTTTATCAATTTGGGTGCAAAATTCCGTTATAATAAAGAAGATCATTTTTATGGAGTAGAAGCAACCGAAGGATTGACAGGAACAGATATGTTATTGGACGAAGCTTCGGTTACAGGAACAGCAAATATTGTTATGGCTGCTGTTTTGGCAAAAGGAACAACAACTATTTATAATGCTGCTTGCGAACCTTATTTGCAACAATTGTGCAAAATGATGAATGCCATGGGAGCAAAAGTTTCGGGCATTGGATCCAATTTATTGACTATCGAAGGTGTAGAAAGTCTTGGAGGTTGTACTCATACTATTCTTCCAGATATGATCGAAATAGGAAGCTGGATCGGACTAGCGGCCATGACTAGAAGCGAAATAACCATTAAAGATGTTAGTTGGTCTAATTTAGGAGTTATTCCAAGTGTTTTCAGAAAACTAGGAATCACTTTAGAAAAAAGAGGCGATGATATTTATATTCCAGCTCACAAAGATGGTTATCAGGTAAAAACCGACATAGACGGTTCGATTCTTACCATTGCTGATGCGCCTTGGCCAGGATTTACTCCCGATTTATTGAGTATCATTTTGGTTGTGGCAACACAATGCAAAGGAGATGTATTGATTCATCAAAAAATGTTTGAAAGCCGTTTGTTTTTTGTTGATAAATTGATTGATATGGGCGCCAAAATTATCTTGTGTGATCCACATAGAGCCGTAGTTATTGGTCATGATTTCAAATCACAACTAAAAGCAACAACCATGTCTTCGCCAGATATTAGAGCAGGAATTTCTTTGTTGATTGCAGCACTTTCAGCAAAAGGAACCAGCACCATTCAAAATATCGAGCAAATTGACAGAGGTTATGAAAGAATTGACGAACGATTGAGAGCTATTGGAGCGAAGATTGTGAGAGCTTAG
- a CDS encoding RecQ family ATP-dependent DNA helicase, translating to MQEALAILKKYWKHDAFRSPQDEIIHSVLDGKDTFGLMPTGGGKSICFQVPALMKNGICLVISPLVALMKDQVQRLHELGIKAIALTGGIQSDEMINLLDNCEFGNYKFLYLSPERLQSDWILERIKNLPINLIAIDEAHCVSQWGHDFRPAYLKIAQLKIHFPKIPFLALTASATKTVLDDIILQLKLDEPVLFQKSFARKNIAYMVFEVEDKLYRMEQILKKNPQPSIIYVRNRKSCSDTASQLQSLGFKATFYHGGLSAKEKEKNMSLWMNEEAQIMVATNAFGMGIDKANVKTVIHVHLPESMESYYQEAGRAGRNEAKAFGIILTSPSDKVQAESQFINVLPDKKFLTQVYIKLCTYFRIAYGEGIDEQFSFNLNHFCQKYQFPTVKTFNAIQFLDRQGVLSLSQEYSEKITIQFIIESKEVIRYISLNTNEEPVILALLRTYPGIYESQTAINLSLIAKKSNADEAQIHTILDKLQERNIIDYHKKGNDATIIFNEIREDELTINRVSKYLEKQNKQKVTQFESVLHYINEKKVCKSKLILDYFGEKTETDCGICSYCVSNKKKSNDTTLIPKKILELLKTQELNSREIQFLTKNSEDDVIFALQNLLEHNKIAIQPNNKFTLKI from the coding sequence ATGCAAGAAGCATTAGCTATACTTAAAAAATACTGGAAGCACGACGCATTTAGATCGCCACAAGACGAGATTATCCATTCGGTTTTGGATGGAAAAGATACTTTTGGTTTGATGCCAACTGGCGGTGGAAAATCAATTTGTTTTCAGGTTCCCGCTTTGATGAAAAACGGAATTTGTTTGGTTATTTCGCCTTTGGTTGCTTTGATGAAAGACCAAGTACAACGTTTGCATGAACTCGGTATCAAAGCGATTGCATTGACAGGCGGCATTCAATCGGACGAAATGATTAATCTTTTGGATAATTGTGAATTTGGTAATTATAAATTCTTGTATTTATCACCTGAACGTTTGCAATCGGATTGGATTTTAGAACGAATCAAAAATTTACCCATCAATTTAATTGCCATAGACGAAGCACATTGTGTATCGCAATGGGGTCACGATTTTCGTCCCGCTTATTTGAAAATTGCCCAGTTAAAAATCCATTTTCCTAAAATCCCTTTTTTGGCATTGACGGCTTCGGCTACCAAAACCGTTCTGGACGATATTATTCTTCAATTGAAATTGGATGAACCAGTACTTTTTCAGAAATCTTTTGCTAGAAAAAACATTGCTTATATGGTTTTTGAAGTCGAAGACAAACTCTATCGAATGGAGCAAATTCTGAAAAAAAATCCGCAACCGTCTATAATATATGTTCGAAATAGAAAATCCTGTTCGGATACTGCTTCGCAATTACAATCTTTGGGTTTCAAAGCTACTTTTTATCACGGCGGATTATCTGCTAAAGAGAAAGAAAAAAACATGAGCCTTTGGATGAATGAAGAAGCACAAATTATGGTTGCCACCAATGCTTTTGGGATGGGGATTGACAAAGCCAATGTAAAAACGGTTATTCACGTTCATCTGCCTGAAAGTATGGAAAGCTATTATCAGGAAGCAGGTCGTGCAGGTAGAAATGAGGCCAAAGCATTTGGAATTATTCTGACTAGTCCATCGGATAAAGTACAGGCTGAAAGTCAATTCATCAACGTATTACCCGATAAAAAATTCCTTACCCAAGTGTATATCAAATTATGCACTTATTTTAGGATTGCTTATGGCGAAGGAATTGATGAGCAATTTTCATTCAATCTGAATCATTTTTGCCAGAAATATCAATTTCCAACGGTAAAAACATTCAATGCCATTCAGTTTTTAGATCGTCAAGGTGTTTTGAGTTTGTCACAAGAATATTCCGAAAAAATCACCATACAATTTATCATCGAATCCAAAGAAGTTATTCGATATATAAGTTTGAATACCAATGAAGAACCTGTTATTTTGGCTTTGCTTCGTACCTATCCTGGAATTTACGAATCGCAAACAGCTATTAATTTATCCTTGATTGCCAAGAAATCAAATGCTGATGAAGCACAAATTCATACTATTCTCGACAAATTACAAGAGCGAAATATTATTGACTATCATAAAAAAGGCAATGATGCTACGATTATTTTCAATGAAATTCGAGAAGACGAACTAACCATCAACAGAGTTTCGAAATATTTAGAAAAGCAAAACAAACAAAAAGTAACTCAATTCGAATCGGTTTTGCATTATATAAACGAGAAGAAAGTTTGCAAAAGCAAATTGATTCTGGATTATTTTGGCGAGAAAACTGAAACTGATTGTGGTATCTGTTCGTATTGCGTTTCCAATAAAAAGAAATCTAACGACACTACTTTGATTCCAAAAAAAATCCTAGAATTATTAAAAACACAGGAATTGAATTCGAGAGAAATTCAATTCCTGACTAAAAACAGCGAAGACGATGTTATCTTTGCGTTGCAAAATTTATTGGAACACAATAAAATTGCCATTCAACCCAATAATAAATTTACTTTAAAAATATAA